The following proteins are encoded in a genomic region of Acidobacteriota bacterium:
- a CDS encoding M13 family metallopeptidase, whose protein sequence is MRATFCGRISFQIARNFKDLGKPRDKTRMGMTPPTVNASYNSVNNDITFPAGILQPPFFNFNADDAINYGAIGGVIGHEITHGFDDSGSRFDADGNLKMWWTDADRKQFEKRAEGVVKRFNEYEVQPNLFINGKLTLGENIGDFAGLTVSYYAFKKSMEGKPRPANIDGFTPEQRFFLGWAQVWAGKYTPDAERLQVATNSHSLPRWRVNGPMSNMPEFAEAFACKAPAKMIREKFCEIW, encoded by the coding sequence ATGCGGGCAACATTCTGCGGTCGAATCAGTTTCCAGATCGCGCGTAACTTTAAGGACCTCGGCAAACCGCGTGACAAGACGCGCATGGGCATGACACCGCCGACGGTCAACGCCTCGTACAACAGTGTCAACAATGACATCACTTTCCCGGCCGGGATCCTGCAGCCGCCGTTTTTTAATTTCAACGCTGACGACGCCATAAATTATGGTGCTATCGGCGGTGTCATCGGCCACGAGATCACGCACGGATTTGACGATTCGGGCAGCCGTTTCGACGCCGACGGCAACCTGAAGATGTGGTGGACCGACGCCGACCGTAAGCAGTTCGAGAAACGTGCCGAAGGTGTCGTCAAACGGTTCAACGAGTACGAAGTCCAGCCTAACCTGTTTATCAACGGGAAACTGACACTCGGTGAGAACATCGGCGATTTTGCAGGGCTAACCGTTTCGTACTACGCGTTCAAGAAATCGATGGAAGGCAAACCTCGTCCGGCCAACATCGACGGCTTTACACCGGAACAGCGTTTCTTCCTCGGCTGGGCCCAGGTCTGGGCCGGCAAATACACGCCCGACGCTGAACGCCTGCAGGTCGCAACCAACTCTCATTCCCTGCCCCGCTGGCGCGTCAACGGCCCGATGTCGAACATGCCCGAATTCGCCGAAGCATTTGCATGTAAAGCTCCGGCCAAGATGATCCGTGAGAAGTTCTGTGAGATCTGGTAG